The following is a genomic window from Bacteroidia bacterium.
AATCCCAAAGCATTTTCACCGCCAAAACCTGCGAGCATGCCCACACGCAGGAGTTCTGCAGGTGCGATTACTTCAAAATCGAAAATATAACCTATGACTTTGGTTTCCTCCGGTGTATGGGCTTTGATGCGGATGCCATTCTTTTTAGGCTTTGCTGATAGCAGCCGAAATTTCAGCTCAGGGTTTGCAGGAATCGGTTCAACCAACCCATGATGATGCGCTATTTCATGTTTTTCCAGCAGGTTGCTGAAAAAATACTTTGCATAATCTTCATCCTGTGGTGAAAGGTATTTCTGCCACAATTTCCCGTCTTTCCGGATTTCTGGTTTGATTACAAGCAGCGGACTCGTTGTGCGAAAAGACACTGCCTTGTCTGTAAATGTCTCTGCAGAAATAATGGAGACAGCTGAGACCTGCAAATCCACCCGGCTGATCCGGTCGCCCAGGGCAAATCGCTGCTCTTTGAACAAGCCCGAAATCATCTCCTCTGCGGCTCGCGGCACGAGGAAAGACACCACAAAAGAAATTTCCTCGCTGAATATTTTTATTCTGTCGTCGAGAATTTCGTATCGGGGGGGAATCCACAGATTGGAAAAGGTAAATAACTTAAATCTTTTGTTGCCTTGACTATATCCTTCGGCGTGAAGAAAAGCACCAAAATCAGTGTCCGCACTGCTGATAAGTTTGTAAATCCAGGCGCTAAGTTCATACTGGTAAGACAGGGGTAATAATTGCCCCGGATACATTACCTTTAGCGTAATCTTCAATTGCATATTGTGTTTCCTGCTTAGGAACTATTTGATTTCCCAAAATAGAAATTTTTTATGGAAATACCGGAAATTTGAAATCTAAATACAGGATCCACTTCTTATGAAAAACTACGCCGTTTTTTTCCTGTTTTCTTTCGCCCTGTGTCATCTATTTGCCCAGACGCAACTTTCGACTGCGCCCAATAGCCCGTATATCTATGCGTACCGGTTGTCTGATGATGAGGCAAACAATATGGTCGCCAATCCGGACGTAGTTCCCGATACGACTTTCCTCCACTCGAAAGTTGACTCGCTGCGATTTACAGCCAATAATGACTCGCTGAAGGCTTTTAAAGAAACGCTCCGCAAGGGCTATTACCTCTTCACATGGGTGGAAAAAGGACAATGGGTACTGAAATTGTACCACCTTACGGCACTGCAATTCGACTATTTGCCGGGCATAAACCAGACCCTTTTGTATTTGAATGTGCCTCCGGGTGAGGCTAAAGTTTTGTACGACAACAACCCCCTTTCCTGGTCAGCAGAATTTCAGACTTTTATTTTGCCCGGAAGCAAACACAAAGGTATAATCACCGTACAAACAACTGAGGAAAAAGCATTTTATGCCATTTCCCACCGACGGCACAGCAAAACCATATCAGCCTATACATGGTCTGCCCAAAGCGGGTCATTCCGCCCCTACAGCCGCCAAACCAAGCCTTCAGCTAAAGGCTACATCATCACAAACCAGCCGAAATACCTGCCGGGAGATACCGTCAGGTTAAAGGCGTTTATCCTCCGCAAAAATGGGAAACCTTTGCGGGAGGTCATTAATCTTCGCCTGAAAGAAAACCGTTACTGGCAGGAATCGCCCCTCACAACACTTTCACCTTCCACACCTGGCGCCTATATCTGGCAATTTCCTATCCCTGATTCACTGCCGCTTGACAAAAAATATCAACTGACTGTTCGCAGGACAAAAAATAAAAAATGGATTTCTCTCTCCGGAGGTGAATTTTTGTATGAGGATTACCAGCTCAAAAATGTCACCTACCTGCTGAACAATGATTCGCCTGTCCTCACATGGAATGATTCCCTCGTCTTTACCGCCACCGCTACTGATGCCAACGGGCAACCCGCACCCGACACCCGCATCCAACTTGCCATCCGTCTGAGAAGCGTTGTTTCGCCGCCAGATGTTTCCATGCACCTCGCTTCTTTGCTTGCCGATACCACTGCTTTAATCGATGCCGGTAAATGGAAATTTGCCCTTCCGCCTTCTGCGATTCCACACGTTCCGGCTGCATACGCGGTTACGGCTACTTTTACCAACAGTGAAAACGAAACCCGGGATACCACATTTTACTTCACAGTCAAAACGCCGGAAGAAAAAAAGGATGAGGAAACAATCGCCGGCAAACCTGTTCTCCCCACCCCCGACATCACCCTCAGCGGCAACCGCACCGCCGATTCTGTATTCATTCACCTTACCAATCCGGCGGGAATTACCTTCAGCTATCAGTGGTGGAAAGGGAAAACGCTGGTGAAAGCAGCTATTACCGGTACTGATCTGGAGATAGCAATCAATGATGATTCTGATGCGCCCTACCGCTTTCAGGTCGATTACCTGCGCGATGGGAAAAAACAAAACAATACCGTGCTTTTGCCGGTATTTACCCAGGCACTTACGATTGAAATCCGCCAGCCGGGCCAGGCAACACCAGGGGAAAAAGTTCCGGTAACGATCTCTGTCAAAGACTACCAAAACCAGCCGGTATCAGGCGTAAACCTGACGGCGCTCACGGTCAGCAACCAGTTTGAAACAAACCACGTCCCCGATCCGCCCTATCTGGGAAAACCGCAGGAAGCAGGTTTACACAGTACTACTTTTTCGGTAAAAGATGACCTCCATACGGGAAGGCCGGCCCTTTCATCCGGGTGGCTCCATCCCATGGGTCTGGATACGATGGTCTACTTCAAACTGAAATACCCCGATTCGCTATATCTTCAATACGAACCCATTCCCCACTATCTCCCGCAGTTTTCGCCTTATGTGTATAAAGAAGGCGAACAACAACTGCTGCTTATGATCTGGCTGGATGACCAGCCCGTGTATTATTCAGGCGTACAGGTTTCCAGTCCCTATGCTTTTATAGGTGAATCAGGATATCACACCCTCACCCTCCGGACGAGGGATGCAGAATACACCCTTCCCGGCATACAATTAAAAAAAGGCTACAAGCTCGAAATTTCGCTGAATGCAGAAAATCTTCCCGAAGGCGTGTATAAGCTGAATCGGGCAGGATGGCTTACAGAAAAAGAGGCATCTGCGCTCAATCGCTCGCTGGTTAGCATTTCGCCCGACTACAGGCCTAACCAGCGGGTATATCTCTGGCAGAGCCGGCAGGGGTTTGTGGTAAATTATGGGAATTCATTGTTAGCAGGGCCATTTACCCAATATGAACCGCTCCAATTCCGGGCAGTGTTTTCAGGTGGCGAATACAGAGAAGAACTGCCCCTGCGGCCGGGGTACAATTACCAGGTGGGAGAAAAGATCACACTGCTGGAAAAAAGCACGCTGCTTTCCGCCGGAGATCTTATTCCTTATACTTACCTCCCCTACGGCAGGTCGCAAACTTTTGGACAAACAGCCCTTTTGCCAGGAGATATTCTCAGCGATCAGATGCCCCATTCTCCGGCGAGGAATACCAGCCAGAGGCCCGATTTTTTAAAAGCTTCGGGCGAATACAGGCTGGTCTGTAAGCATCCAGACAAGATTCGATTCCTCCACCTCCAGCGATACGGAGACAGGAAAAATGTATGGACGATTCCCGCCGAAAATCTGCGCATTCCCAACCTCAGTCCGGGCATTTACGAAATGACAGTCGAAAACTATCAGGGAGAATTTGCTGCACTCTGGTCATTTGAAATCAAAGAAGACTATATCTTTTTTGATCAGCGCGATACGATCATTTTTGAGCAACATCATTACTTTGCCCGTAATATCACAGATCCCGCCAGGATTTCCCCTGACGGATGGTTTCTCAATGAGGCCGTGCAGTTTGGCGCAGATACTTTGAGCGGAACAGTCAACAACGCCGAAACCGGCGCAGCCATCCGGGACGCAAAGGTAATTTTGTATGCAGAAGGCAAACAAGTTATGGGCAGCGTAACCGATGCAGACGGACGGTTTATTTTTCCGGATATCTATGCACGGCACTACGAATTGATGGCGCTCAGGAAAGGATATTCCATTCAACTTCAACCGGCAGAATGGCAAAAGGGAAAGTCAGTTAAATTATCCATTAAACCCGTTTTGTCGGGAAAAATAGACTCGCTCAAAGTGGAACTGGCTATACAAAAAGTGCCCAATAACTTTTACCGTCAGACAAATTATTATATAGACGGAGTAAGAGTTAGGGGGGAAAGTGATAACGATGAAGGAATTCAGCAGCCAAGAATAGTGGTTCGCGGGGCAAGTAGTGTTTCAGGTTCTTACCGGCCAGCCGATATTAACCTGAACGATAAAATGATGCTGGATGAAGTCGTGGTGACGGCATCGGGGTTAAAGAAAGATGTTTTTCTTCCGGGAAGAGTGCAGAAAGAAAAAGAAGAAGCACTTTTTTGGACGAATCCCCTTTCAGGACTTTACGGAAGCCGGGCTCCTGAAGCTGACAGCATCTTCCTCCTGCCGTATATCCTCCGCTCCGAGTTTGCCGACTGCGCGGCCTGGGAACCCAACCTCATCACCGGCGCAGACGGAACTGCCACCTTTACCCTGACATTCCCCGACAATATCACCACCTGGAATACCTATGTGCTGGCGATGAATGACAAACGGCAGAGCGGATATGGAAAAACCTCCACCCAGGTCAGCCGACCAGTCATCGCCCGGCTGGGAATGCCGCGGTTTGCCCTGACGGGCGATTCGCTCTCGCTTACCGGCCGCGTGGTCAACTACACAGGAGAACCCATTCTCACAAAAACTATATTCACTGCTGACGACAAACCGCTTGCCGCGGGAACCGATACCCTGTTGAAAAATTTTCTGGTCGAACCGGCATCTCTCGTTGCGGGAAATGGCGACAGTATGAAAATCGCCTATCAGGCCCTTCTCGCCAACGGCTATTCCGATGGAGAACAACGCTATCTGCCCATACTGCCCGTAGGGCTGGAAGAACATACAGGCAGTTTCCACTACCTCGAAGGAGACACGGCTTTATCCCTTCGCCCCAACCCCGATCTAGGTCCCGCAACCCTTCAAATCCACGCCAATCCGCTGGAAGTCCTGCTCGAAGACCTCGAATGGCTGAAACGCTATCCATTTGAATGCAACGAACAACTCGCCTCCAAACTCATCGCCTGGTCACAGGAGAAAAAAATCAGGCAAATCCTCAATCAGCCATTCGATCACGAAATCGCCATTCAGAATATCAAAAGAAAACTCCTTCGCAACCGCAACAAAGACGGTTCGTGGGGCTGGTGGGAAAACGGATCGGGAAACGTGTGGATGACCGCCTATATCACCCGTGCCCTCCTGGTCGCCGGGGAAGAAAAAGACAATCTGGCGATTTCTGCACAATGGCTGCTCGACCGGCTGTTTACCCTCAGTCCGGATGAGGCTTTATACGCGATGCTCACGCTGTCGGAAATGTATCCGGTGCTGCGGTTTCCTTACGAACTGGAAAAAGCCGAAAAGCTTGCCAGTCGCCCTTACCATCAACTGTTGATAACCCGCATTCGCCAAAATCAGGGACTGCCCGTGGATATGGAAAAATTTTGGGACGACAGCCATACCGACCTGATGGGAGGGAAATACTGGGGACCGGAGAGCTGGTATTGGTATGGAGGAAATGTGGAAATGACCACACTAGCGTATGAAATTCTCCGGGGAAAAGGCCAGGCACCCGAAGAGCTAACTGCGATTCGCAATTATTTGCTCAGAGTACCCAATAAAAACACGATTGAAACAGCACGGATTCTTTCCGTTGTGCTTCCTGACCTGGCGGCGGCTTCTGTTTCTCTCGATACAAAAGCCACCATTTCCCTGCAAAATCAGGAATTGGTCAAAGAATTTCCGGTCAAAAGAATCTATTCCGGCAATGAGGAGATGATCAGCATACAAAAGACGGGGTTACAGCCTGTTTTTGTCTCTCTCACCCAAAACCACTGGAATCCACAGCCACCGCGCAGAGACAGCCTGTTTGAGATTCATACCTCATTTGCCGGAGAAGAAGGATATATCCCCATGCTTAAAACAGGAGAAAAAGCCTGGCTTCAGGTGAATCTGCGTGTAAGAGAAGCAGGCGAATATCTGATGCTTCAGATTCCCGTTCCGGCAGGTTGTTCATTCGGAGAAAAAAAACAGGCCTTCCCCTATGCAGATCACGCCGAATACTATAAAGATCGGGTAAATCTCTGGTTCAGCCGCCTTCCGGCGGGCAGTTATACCTTTCGCATCGAACTCGAACCCCGCTATACGGGAAATTATACCCTCAATCCCGCGCAAATAGAAATGATGTACGCTCCGGTGAAAAACGGGAACAACGAAATCAGCAAAACTGAAATACGGTAATTCTGAAAATATTTCACACCCGGCTTGGTGATGGGGGGAATAATTATATACATTTGCCATTATTTTTATTTAGACTAATTCTAAATAAGGTATTAAGCAAACTATATCAACACATTATGCAACCGATTAACCAAGATCTCAAATCCCGCTGGGAGGCCATGAAAGCAGGCCAGCCCCATCTCCGCATCCGCAATGCAGCCAAAGCCCTGAACGTCAGTGAAGCCGAACTCCTGGCGACCACCTGTGGTGAAACCGCCATCCGCCTGCGGCCCGAGTTTGCGGCTATTCTGGGTGAAATCACTTCCCTCGGCAAAGTCATGGCCCTCACCCGCAACGACGAAGTCGTGCATGAGCGCAAAGGCGTTTACCTCAATCCCAGCCTCTCCAATCCGCATGTGGGGTTGTTTGTAGGCGAGGACATTGACCTCCGCATTTTCCCCAAATCATGGGCATCGGTTTTTGCCGTTACCGAAGGCTTCCCCAATGACCCCGACAAAAAGCGGTACAGCCTTCAGTTTTTTGCCGCAGACGGAGAAGCCATTCACAAAATTTATCTCGTCCCGCAGAGCAACCATGAAGCATTTGAAAAACTGGTAGAAAAATACCGCCACGAAGACCAGTCCGCAGAACAGGCGGTAACGCCCTTTCCGCCCGAGTCGCCCGAACTTCCCGATGCAGCCATTGATGTGGCGGGTTTTCGCGAAGGTTGGGTGAATCTGAAAGACACCCACGACTTTTTCGGGCTGTTGCAAAAATACCGTATCAGCCGTACGCAGGCTTTGCGGCTGGCGCCGGAAGGCAACTTTGCCATTCAGGCAGGCAACGACACCCTTCGCAAAGTGTTGAATCTCGCATCTGAAAGACAGGTTCCCATCATGGTATTTGTCGGCAACCGGGGGATGATTCAGATTCACACCGGCACGGTCCATAAGATCGTCGATCACGAAGCGTGGCTGAATGTACTCGATCCCGAATTTAACCTTCACGTGCTGGAGCCGGCCATTTCGCAGACCTGGATCGTGAGAAAACCCACCGTTGACGGAACCGTGACGGCGCTGGAAGTATTTAACGAAAAAGGCCAGCAGATCGTCCAGTTGTTTGGCAAGCGCAAGCCCGGCATCCCGGAGATGGAAGCCTGGCGGGAGATTGTGGCGGAGGTGGAGAAAGCATAGACAGGCTGGGCTAGCCGACTGACGAGAAACCAATGCGATCAAAAATAAACGCTACGCGTGGCGGATATATGGATGTTGGGTCCAATGGGAAAATTACCAACTAAATTTCTATCGGCCGACAGAATTTCATATCTTTGAGCATGGCAAAAAAAGCAGAAAACAAAAGTCCACTTGGTGAAGTTTTTGGCTTTCCAATTGAGAATACCAGCTCAAAAGCACAAAGATATCGAAAGCAGAAACTTTGTCCTTACAATAACAAAGTTCCAAACTGCACGAAGGACAAAGCAAACAATCCACTGGGAGTTTGTAGTGTTTGGCATAATGGAACATCAGTAATAACTTGTCCAATAAGATTTAGAGAAGATTGGGTAATTGTTGAAAATGTGGCTGAGTTTGCATTTGGACAAAAAGCGAATTGGACTTCCCTATCTGAAATTAAGCTTGTGGATAAAAACGGGCAATCCGCAGGGAATATAGATTTTGTGCTTGTCCAGTACAATGATAAAGGCCAACTGATTGACTTTGCCTCGCTTGAAGTTCAAGGCGTTTATATTTCAGGTAACCTTAGAAATCCATTTGAAGAATATATCAAAAAGCCATCTAAAGACTTTGAGTGGCCAACAGGATACAATTATCCCAAACCTGATTATCTTTCGTCGTCTCGAAAGCGACTTATTCCTCAATTGCTTTATAAGGGAGGTATTTTCCAATCATGGAAGAAGAAGCAGGCAGTAGTTCTACAAAAATCATTTTTTGAAACGCTCCCTTCACTGCCAACAACCACTAAATCAAAAGCAGACATTGCCTGGTTTTTGTACGACCTTGTATTTGATAAAGAACAAAAACAAAACAATCTTATTCTAAGTGAAACGGTTTACACAGAGTTTGAACCAGCGCTTGTAAGAGTAACCACTCCCGAACCCGGACACATTACAGACTTCATCAATGTTTTACAAAACCGTCTTGACGAGCATTTGGACAAGAATCCGCCAGATGCTCCGTCATTAACAGACATAATAAGCAGTTAAACATGGACGGACAATTATCAATGTTTGAAACTCAGAATAGGAAAGCAGCCCCGAAGGTTGTAAATGTTGCTTCAGTGCCACAAAGAAGTCCATTCAGATATCCAGGTGGAAAGACTTGGTTGATTCCTGTCGTAAGAAAATGGCTTAAGCAATCAAAAGATACTAAAATATTAATCGAGCCTTTTGCAGGTGGTGGAATTGTCAGCCTTACCGCAGCATTTGAAAATTTAGCGGACAAGGTTGTAATGGTTGAACTTGACCCTGAAGTAGCTGCGGTTTGGGAAATAATAATTAATGGTGACCACAATTGGTTGGCAGACAAAATCTATTCATTTGACCTAAACCCTGAAAATGCAAACTTAATACTTCAAAAAGAAGATAAAACGATTAAGGAACAAGCTTTTAGCACAATTCTTAAGAACAGAATCTTTCATGGTGGCATTATTACGAAAGGTTCGGGGCTAATTAAAAATGGTGAGAACGGAAAGGGAATCAAATCTCGTTGGTATCCCAAAACCTTGCGAGACAGAATCATGGCGGTTGGACATGTTAAATCAAAAATTAATTTTGTAACAGGTGATGCATTTGCAGAATTAGAGAAGATCAAGAATGATGAAAACACCTATTCATTCATTGATCCTCCATACACTGTTGCAGGAAAGCGACTATACACACATTTTGAAATCCACCATGACGCTCTGTTTGATTTGACTGCACAACTGAAAGGAAAGTTTATGCTCACGTATGATGATACGGAAGAGATAAGAGCCTTGGCCAACAAGTACAAGCTTGACTTCCGGACAATTCCAATGAAAACTACACACCATATTCAAAAGAATGAAATCATAATATCGGATAATTTTGAATGGTGGGAATAGCTGAAAACCCCGCCCTTCGGGTAGCCGCAAACCGTTCGTTGTGCGTCATTGTATAACGAATCATCAAGACAACGACTAGCTTTAACCTATCCAATTAGAAGTATTGGAAATAAGAATTTCGCTTATCCTTGCAAATTTTGCATAAATAAGAAGGTTGAAATCTGCTTATATTTACTTTTTTTGCAAAAATAAAGGATTTTATGAGCAGTATTAGCCTTATTCTGACCCCACCCCCAAAATTTGCACCGGAGCTTTAAGTTTCAGAACTTTCCTGAAACTCAAAGAAGCATGAAAGACCATTCTCCCAAATCCACCTCCCGCAGATCATTCATTAAAAGCTCTGCCCTCACTACTACAGGTTTGATGATCGTGCCTCGCCACGTATTGGGCGGCCCGGGTTTTGTCGCTCCCAGTGATAAAGTGAATATCGCGCTCGTTGGCGCTGGTGGCCGGGGCACCGAAAACCTGCGGGAGTTGCTCAAACTGGATGATGTGCAGGTTACTGCCATTGCAGATCCGGCGGAATACTGGGATTTGAACCGGTTTTATTACCACTCTGTTGCGGGTCGTAAACCGGCGAAAGACATAGCAGAAGCACACTATGAGGCAAAAACCCCCAATTTTAAAGTCGCTGAATATGTGGATTTCAGGGAAATGCTGGAAAAGGAATCTTCCTTGGATGCCATTTTATGCGCGACTCCGGATCATACGCATGCCTATATTTCCCTGATGGCGATGAAAGCCGGGAAACATGTCTATTGCGAAAAACCCCTCACTCACAATATCTGGGAAGCCCGGGAAGTGGCAAAAGTTGCCAAAGAAACCGGTCTCGCCACCCAAATGGGCAACCAACTCCACAGTAGCCAAAACCTTAGGCAGACCGTTGAATATCTCCGGGCTGAGGCAATTGGAAAAATCAGTGAAATTCATGTCTGGGTAGGAGCAACCCGCTGGACGGCTGGTTTGCAGGGCGTACCCACGATCAAAGATACCCTTCCGGCCGGTTTTGACTGGGATCAATGGATCGGCACCCGGGAGATGCGGGACTTTAACCATGCGTATGCACCCGTTTCATGGCGGGATTTCTGGGATTTTGGATGTGGTGCCATGGGAGATTTTGGGTGCCATGATCTGGACGCTCCGGTTTGGGGATTGGATTTGCCCGCACCGGAAAGTGTAGTGATGTATCCCGCCGGTTATAGCGATGAAAATATTATCCCTTATGGAGAAATTGGCTATTTCCATTTCCCGGGAAATAAAAAACAGTCTCCGGTCAAACTGACCTGGTATTCCGGAGGACTTAAACCACAGATTCCGGAAGGGTTACCCAAAGATTTGACGCTTTCAGGACGTGGCGCTTTGTACATAGGGGAAAAGGGCATGATGCTGTATCAGGGGGGTGCACCCAGGCCCAGACTCTTCCCGGAAGAATTGGATGTTTCGTTTCAACTGAAAAAAACGACTTTAAACCCATCCAATGGACATCACCGTGATTGGGTAGATGCGATGAAAGGCGGAGCGAAGGCCAGTTCACATTTTGAATATGGCGCGCATTTGACGGAGATTACCTTATTGGGCGTCCTGTCGCTGCGTTTGGGTGGAAAAGCTATTCAATGGGATGCGGAAAATATGAAGGTGAAAGGATTGCCAGAAGCTGACGTTATTATCAGGGAACCGGTGAGGAAAGGCTGGGAGATGTGATTTTTGTTTAACTTCGTCAAACCTCCAAATTTTCTTTTATTATGTCCACCCGCCGCCTGGCCGCCATCATCAC
Proteins encoded in this region:
- a CDS encoding Gfo/Idh/MocA family oxidoreductase, whose translation is MKDHSPKSTSRRSFIKSSALTTTGLMIVPRHVLGGPGFVAPSDKVNIALVGAGGRGTENLRELLKLDDVQVTAIADPAEYWDLNRFYYHSVAGRKPAKDIAEAHYEAKTPNFKVAEYVDFREMLEKESSLDAILCATPDHTHAYISLMAMKAGKHVYCEKPLTHNIWEAREVAKVAKETGLATQMGNQLHSSQNLRQTVEYLRAEAIGKISEIHVWVGATRWTAGLQGVPTIKDTLPAGFDWDQWIGTREMRDFNHAYAPVSWRDFWDFGCGAMGDFGCHDLDAPVWGLDLPAPESVVMYPAGYSDENIIPYGEIGYFHFPGNKKQSPVKLTWYSGGLKPQIPEGLPKDLTLSGRGALYIGEKGMMLYQGGAPRPRLFPEELDVSFQLKKTTLNPSNGHHRDWVDAMKGGAKASSHFEYGAHLTEITLLGVLSLRLGGKAIQWDAENMKVKGLPEADVIIREPVRKGWEM
- a CDS encoding DNA adenine methylase → MDGQLSMFETQNRKAAPKVVNVASVPQRSPFRYPGGKTWLIPVVRKWLKQSKDTKILIEPFAGGGIVSLTAAFENLADKVVMVELDPEVAAVWEIIINGDHNWLADKIYSFDLNPENANLILQKEDKTIKEQAFSTILKNRIFHGGIITKGSGLIKNGENGKGIKSRWYPKTLRDRIMAVGHVKSKINFVTGDAFAELEKIKNDENTYSFIDPPYTVAGKRLYTHFEIHHDALFDLTAQLKGKFMLTYDDTEEIRALANKYKLDFRTIPMKTTHHIQKNEIIISDNFEWWE
- a CDS encoding alpha-2-macroglobulin family protein: MKNYAVFFLFSFALCHLFAQTQLSTAPNSPYIYAYRLSDDEANNMVANPDVVPDTTFLHSKVDSLRFTANNDSLKAFKETLRKGYYLFTWVEKGQWVLKLYHLTALQFDYLPGINQTLLYLNVPPGEAKVLYDNNPLSWSAEFQTFILPGSKHKGIITVQTTEEKAFYAISHRRHSKTISAYTWSAQSGSFRPYSRQTKPSAKGYIITNQPKYLPGDTVRLKAFILRKNGKPLREVINLRLKENRYWQESPLTTLSPSTPGAYIWQFPIPDSLPLDKKYQLTVRRTKNKKWISLSGGEFLYEDYQLKNVTYLLNNDSPVLTWNDSLVFTATATDANGQPAPDTRIQLAIRLRSVVSPPDVSMHLASLLADTTALIDAGKWKFALPPSAIPHVPAAYAVTATFTNSENETRDTTFYFTVKTPEEKKDEETIAGKPVLPTPDITLSGNRTADSVFIHLTNPAGITFSYQWWKGKTLVKAAITGTDLEIAINDDSDAPYRFQVDYLRDGKKQNNTVLLPVFTQALTIEIRQPGQATPGEKVPVTISVKDYQNQPVSGVNLTALTVSNQFETNHVPDPPYLGKPQEAGLHSTTFSVKDDLHTGRPALSSGWLHPMGLDTMVYFKLKYPDSLYLQYEPIPHYLPQFSPYVYKEGEQQLLLMIWLDDQPVYYSGVQVSSPYAFIGESGYHTLTLRTRDAEYTLPGIQLKKGYKLEISLNAENLPEGVYKLNRAGWLTEKEASALNRSLVSISPDYRPNQRVYLWQSRQGFVVNYGNSLLAGPFTQYEPLQFRAVFSGGEYREELPLRPGYNYQVGEKITLLEKSTLLSAGDLIPYTYLPYGRSQTFGQTALLPGDILSDQMPHSPARNTSQRPDFLKASGEYRLVCKHPDKIRFLHLQRYGDRKNVWTIPAENLRIPNLSPGIYEMTVENYQGEFAALWSFEIKEDYIFFDQRDTIIFEQHHYFARNITDPARISPDGWFLNEAVQFGADTLSGTVNNAETGAAIRDAKVILYAEGKQVMGSVTDADGRFIFPDIYARHYELMALRKGYSIQLQPAEWQKGKSVKLSIKPVLSGKIDSLKVELAIQKVPNNFYRQTNYYIDGVRVRGESDNDEGIQQPRIVVRGASSVSGSYRPADINLNDKMMLDEVVVTASGLKKDVFLPGRVQKEKEEALFWTNPLSGLYGSRAPEADSIFLLPYILRSEFADCAAWEPNLITGADGTATFTLTFPDNITTWNTYVLAMNDKRQSGYGKTSTQVSRPVIARLGMPRFALTGDSLSLTGRVVNYTGEPILTKTIFTADDKPLAAGTDTLLKNFLVEPASLVAGNGDSMKIAYQALLANGYSDGEQRYLPILPVGLEEHTGSFHYLEGDTALSLRPNPDLGPATLQIHANPLEVLLEDLEWLKRYPFECNEQLASKLIAWSQEKKIRQILNQPFDHEIAIQNIKRKLLRNRNKDGSWGWWENGSGNVWMTAYITRALLVAGEEKDNLAISAQWLLDRLFTLSPDEALYAMLTLSEMYPVLRFPYELEKAEKLASRPYHQLLITRIRQNQGLPVDMEKFWDDSHTDLMGGKYWGPESWYWYGGNVEMTTLAYEILRGKGQAPEELTAIRNYLLRVPNKNTIETARILSVVLPDLAAASVSLDTKATISLQNQELVKEFPVKRIYSGNEEMISIQKTGLQPVFVSLTQNHWNPQPPRRDSLFEIHTSFAGEEGYIPMLKTGEKAWLQVNLRVREAGEYLMLQIPVPAGCSFGEKKQAFPYADHAEYYKDRVNLWFSRLPAGSYTFRIELEPRYTGNYTLNPAQIEMMYAPVKNGNNEISKTEIR
- the cas6 gene encoding CRISPR-associated endoribonuclease Cas6, translating into MQLKITLKVMYPGQLLPLSYQYELSAWIYKLISSADTDFGAFLHAEGYSQGNKRFKLFTFSNLWIPPRYEILDDRIKIFSEEISFVVSFLVPRAAEEMISGLFKEQRFALGDRISRVDLQVSAVSIISAETFTDKAVSFRTTSPLLVIKPEIRKDGKLWQKYLSPQDEDYAKYFFSNLLEKHEIAHHHGLVEPIPANPELKFRLLSAKPKKNGIRIKAHTPEETKVIGYIFDFEVIAPAELLRVGMLAGFGGENALGFGAVKVIGRK
- a CDS encoding ChuX/HutX family heme-like substrate-binding protein, whose amino-acid sequence is MQPINQDLKSRWEAMKAGQPHLRIRNAAKALNVSEAELLATTCGETAIRLRPEFAAILGEITSLGKVMALTRNDEVVHERKGVYLNPSLSNPHVGLFVGEDIDLRIFPKSWASVFAVTEGFPNDPDKKRYSLQFFAADGEAIHKIYLVPQSNHEAFEKLVEKYRHEDQSAEQAVTPFPPESPELPDAAIDVAGFREGWVNLKDTHDFFGLLQKYRISRTQALRLAPEGNFAIQAGNDTLRKVLNLASERQVPIMVFVGNRGMIQIHTGTVHKIVDHEAWLNVLDPEFNLHVLEPAISQTWIVRKPTVDGTVTALEVFNEKGQQIVQLFGKRKPGIPEMEAWREIVAEVEKA
- a CDS encoding NotI family restriction endonuclease; protein product: MAKKAENKSPLGEVFGFPIENTSSKAQRYRKQKLCPYNNKVPNCTKDKANNPLGVCSVWHNGTSVITCPIRFREDWVIVENVAEFAFGQKANWTSLSEIKLVDKNGQSAGNIDFVLVQYNDKGQLIDFASLEVQGVYISGNLRNPFEEYIKKPSKDFEWPTGYNYPKPDYLSSSRKRLIPQLLYKGGIFQSWKKKQAVVLQKSFFETLPSLPTTTKSKADIAWFLYDLVFDKEQKQNNLILSETVYTEFEPALVRVTTPEPGHITDFINVLQNRLDEHLDKNPPDAPSLTDIISS